The genomic stretch CGTCGTGGTCGATCACGTACACCACGGTGCGGTCGAAGTTGTCGTCGGGCAGCGCCGGCACCGACACCAGGAGTTGGTTGCGAGTGCGCACCGGTTCGTCCACCGGGATCAGTCGATGTCGAGTGACAGCATCCTGATCGCGTTGCCGCGCAGGATCTTGTACTGCACGTCCGCGGGCAGGTGGCCCATCATCTTCTCGGCCACGGCCTTCGAGTTGGGCCAGGTCGTGTCGGTGTGCGGGTAGTCGGTCTCGAAGGTGATGTTGTCCAGGCCGACCGCGTCCAGGCTGTCGAGGCCGTGCTGGTCGCGGAAGAAGCAGCCGAACACCTGGCGGTAGTAGTAGGTCGACGGCGGCTCGGGGACGATGTCGGCGACGCCACCCCACGCACGGTGCTCCTGCCAGACATCGTCGGCACGCTCGATGATGTAGGGAATCCAGCCGATCTGGCCTTCGCTGTAGGCCAGCTTCAGCTCCGGGAAGCGAACCAGCACGCCTGAGAACAGGAAGTCGGTGAGGCTGCCCATCGCGTTATTGAACGACAGCGTGGCCTGCACGGCCGGCGGGGCATCACCAGAGGTGGACGGCATCTTCGAGGAGCTGCCGATGTGCATGCACACCACCGTCTGCGTCTCGGCACACGCGGCAAAGAACGGGTCCCAGTGGTCGGTGTGGACGCTGGGCAGGCCCAGGTGCGGCGGGATCTCCGAGAAGCACACGGCGTGCACTCCACGCTCTGCGTTGCGACGCACCTCGGCGGCGGCCAGCTGTGGGTCCCACAGCGGAATGATGATGAGCGGCACCAGGTGGCCGCCGGACTCGCCGCACCATTCCTCGACCATCCAGTCGTTGTATGCGTACACGCAGGCCTCGGCGACTTCGCGGTCGGCCGCCTCGAGGAACGTCTGGCCACAGAACCTCGGGAAGGTGGGAAACGACAACGACACGTCCACGTGGTTGGCGAGCATGTCGGCGACGCGCTCCTTCACGTCGTAGCAACCGGGGCGCATCTCGTCGTAGGTGATCGGAGACAGCGACATCTCCTCGCGCGGGAAGCCCACCGCTGCAACGTGGCGCTTGTGCGGCGCGACGAGGTCCTCGTAGATCCAGCAGTCGGCCGGGGGCGCGTCATCGGAGTAGACGATGTCGTACTGCGTGCCACCGAGGAACGTCATCGACTCGATCCCCCGGCGCTCCACACGGGGGCCGCGCTCGCGGTACTTCTCGGGAAGCCAGCGCTGCCAGAGGTCGCCCGGCTCGACGACGTGGTCGTCGACGCTCACGATCATGGGCAGTTCATTGTCGCTCATCGGCCCTCCAGCTCAGATCTGACGAGTCGTCAGATTCTAGCCTGCGGGCAGCGTGCTCCTACCTTCGGTCCCCCACCAGCTCGCGGTCAGGGTGAGGTTCGGCAGGTCCGACAGCGGCGTGAGGTACTCGAAACTGCGCCTGTAGCCGGTCGTCGAGATCAACCACCGGCCACCCTCCTTGACGTAGGAGTCCTCGTAGAACGCGGCGCCCTGGATCAGGATTCCGAGGGTCGTGTCGATCACCGTGTCGTCGAGCGCCCAGGTGCCTGTGGCCGTGTCATCGGTGACTTTGATCTCCGGGTGCGTGCAGCGATGCGACGAGTGAAACGTCTCCGAGCCCATGTTGCGCACCAGGAAGTCGACTATCGCGTCGCGCCCCTCCGCGCAGTAGGCACCACCGCTGTAGGCGGCCGTGGCGTCC from Actinomycetes bacterium encodes the following:
- a CDS encoding nuclear transport factor 2 family protein, with the translated sequence MTPELLVEVEQIKALKYAYLRCLDTKDWEGIAEVFTADATAAYSGGAYCAEGRDAIVDFLVRNMGSETFHSSHRCTHPEIKVTDDTATGTWALDDTVIDTTLGILIQGAAFYEDSYVKEGGRWLISTTGYRRSFEYLTPLSDLPNLTLTASWWGTEGRSTLPAG
- a CDS encoding amidohydrolase, whose translation is MSDNELPMIVSVDDHVVEPGDLWQRWLPEKYRERGPRVERRGIESMTFLGGTQYDIVYSDDAPPADCWIYEDLVAPHKRHVAAVGFPREEMSLSPITYDEMRPGCYDVKERVADMLANHVDVSLSFPTFPRFCGQTFLEAADREVAEACVYAYNDWMVEEWCGESGGHLVPLIIIPLWDPQLAAAEVRRNAERGVHAVCFSEIPPHLGLPSVHTDHWDPFFAACAETQTVVCMHIGSSSKMPSTSGDAPPAVQATLSFNNAMGSLTDFLFSGVLVRFPELKLAYSEGQIGWIPYIIERADDVWQEHRAWGGVADIVPEPPSTYYYRQVFGCFFRDQHGLDSLDAVGLDNITFETDYPHTDTTWPNSKAVAEKMMGHLPADVQYKILRGNAIRMLSLDID